One window of Rasiella rasia genomic DNA carries:
- a CDS encoding DUF481 domain-containing protein, which translates to MKKTLVALFLLFSAFSNAQILNAESLRKVTDTSGFSGSASFNFALKRNVNDFITLGSDVHIQYKNKKHLAIFKNDVHFQKIESENFENSLISHLRYNYRFHPRIAWEVFTQGQYNKINLIDFRGLIGTGPRFKVTTSEKYKVYVGTLAMFEYEEVDDGVTPLQRNLRASAYMSFSLYPTDHITIVSTTYYQPLFKTLSDYRISSQSSLVVGLFQDFALKLSHTFIYDAFPAVSIPNSQYEFTTGIAYTFD; encoded by the coding sequence ATGAAAAAAACCCTTGTAGCGCTATTTCTGTTGTTTTCTGCATTTTCTAACGCACAAATACTAAATGCAGAGTCACTTCGAAAAGTAACAGACACCTCCGGATTTTCAGGTTCGGCAAGTTTCAATTTTGCTCTTAAACGAAATGTAAACGACTTCATCACGCTAGGAAGTGATGTTCACATACAATACAAAAACAAAAAACACCTTGCCATTTTTAAAAACGATGTTCACTTTCAGAAGATAGAAAGTGAAAATTTCGAAAACAGCCTGATATCACACCTTCGCTATAACTATAGATTTCACCCTAGAATCGCCTGGGAAGTTTTTACTCAGGGTCAATACAATAAAATAAACCTCATCGATTTTCGAGGCCTTATTGGTACGGGACCGCGATTTAAAGTAACTACCTCAGAAAAATACAAAGTCTATGTTGGTACACTCGCCATGTTCGAATACGAAGAGGTAGACGATGGCGTTACACCGCTGCAGCGCAACCTTAGAGCAAGTGCTTATATGTCGTTTAGCCTCTACCCTACAGATCATATAACCATTGTGAGCACCACCTATTACCAACCTCTTTTTAAAACGCTTAGCGACTACCGCATCTCTAGTCAAAGCTCGCTGGTGGTAGGCCTGTTTCAAGACTTTGCGCTAAAATTAAGCCATACATTTATTTACGACGCTTTCCCCGCAGTGAGCATTCCTAATTCTCAATACGAATTCACAACCGGAATCGCCTATACGTTCGATTAA
- a CDS encoding arsenosugar biosynthesis-associated peroxidase-like protein, protein MSYYDPKDLRKFGNITEWSEELGEKFFDYYGKVFEEGALSAREKSLIALAVAHTEQCPYCIDAYTKDGLQRGVTKEEMMEAVHVGAAIKSGATLVHGVMMMNKVNKLDG, encoded by the coding sequence ATGTCATATTACGATCCTAAAGACCTACGCAAATTCGGAAACATAACAGAATGGAGTGAAGAACTAGGTGAAAAATTTTTCGATTATTACGGTAAAGTCTTTGAAGAAGGCGCACTATCGGCTCGAGAAAAATCGCTTATCGCCTTAGCTGTTGCACACACAGAACAGTGCCCCTATTGTATAGATGCATACACCAAAGACGGATTGCAACGCGGTGTTACAAAAGAAGAAATGATGGAAGCCGTACACGTTGGAGCCGCAATTAAAAGTGGCGCTACCCTCGTACACGGAGTAATGATGATGAATAAAGTGAACAAATTAGACGGATAA
- the arsS gene encoding arsenosugar biosynthesis radical SAM (seleno)protein ArsS (Some members of this family are selenoproteins.), whose protein sequence is MGKLKTQSLHKRNSDLAQSNRQLEVLSNGIFKAGELPTFAKKIKETNQFPLRPKKLEILQINVGYMCNQVCEHCHVDAGPDRKEIMTWETMEQCLDVIRNTGAHTLDLTGGAPEMNPNFRRFVEEASKAGIKDFIVRSNLTIIRANKKYHDLPDFFKKHNVHVVSSMPHWTRGKTDKQRGEGVFDMSIKALQELNERGYGMPDSDLKLDLVYNPSGAFLPGDQASMEKEFKTALLEDFGIQFHNLFAITNLPIARFLDYLIASENYEDYMYQLVDAYNPAAVENVMCTNTISISWDGYLFDCDFNQMLELPVASKIKHISEYNEDILNNRDIVISQHCYGCTAGAGSSCQGAVAEK, encoded by the coding sequence ATGGGAAAACTAAAAACACAAAGCTTACACAAACGCAATAGCGACCTCGCACAATCTAATAGGCAATTAGAAGTCCTTTCCAACGGAATTTTTAAGGCTGGCGAACTTCCAACCTTTGCCAAAAAAATAAAGGAAACCAATCAGTTTCCATTGCGCCCTAAGAAATTGGAAATCTTACAAATTAACGTTGGGTATATGTGCAACCAAGTTTGTGAGCACTGCCACGTAGATGCAGGACCAGACAGAAAAGAGATTATGACCTGGGAAACCATGGAACAATGTCTAGACGTAATTCGAAATACCGGTGCACACACCCTAGACCTAACCGGAGGTGCCCCAGAGATGAATCCTAACTTTAGACGCTTTGTAGAAGAAGCAAGTAAGGCCGGAATTAAAGATTTTATTGTACGTAGCAACCTAACCATTATTCGCGCAAATAAAAAGTACCACGATCTACCAGACTTCTTTAAAAAACACAACGTACACGTAGTGAGTTCTATGCCACATTGGACCCGCGGAAAAACAGACAAACAACGCGGAGAAGGTGTTTTCGATATGTCTATTAAAGCACTTCAAGAATTAAATGAACGCGGTTACGGAATGCCCGATAGCGATCTAAAACTAGATTTAGTTTACAATCCAAGTGGCGCCTTTTTACCAGGAGACCAAGCCAGCATGGAAAAAGAATTTAAGACCGCGTTGTTAGAAGATTTTGGCATACAGTTTCACAATCTTTTTGCCATTACCAATTTACCCATTGCTCGTTTTTTAGACTATTTAATTGCTTCAGAAAACTACGAAGATTACATGTATCAATTGGTAGATGCGTACAATCCCGCAGCAGTAGAAAATGTAATGTGTACCAATACCATTTCTATAAGTTGGGATGGCTATTTATTCGATTGCGATTTTAATCAGATGTTAGAATTGCCGGTAGCTAGTAAGATTAAGCACATTAGCGAATACAACGAAGACATATTAAACAATAGAGACATCGTAATTTCACAACATTGTTACGGTTGTACGGCTGGCGCAGGAAGTAGCTGCCAAGGTGCAGTTGCAGAAAAATAA
- a CDS encoding rhodanese-like domain-containing protein — MKNFLYILALLLSFHGFSQKSLDELIAQYNTRSVPYISVEGLRALQLNSDIVVLDTREHLEYNVSKIKDAKFVGFNNFSITKVSEEIKDKNTPIVVYCSLGIRSEEIGEKLAKAGFTNIKNLYGGIFEWKNKGYPTLNPQEKETDSIHTFSKAWSKWLKKGIPVYKW, encoded by the coding sequence TTGAAAAACTTTCTATATATACTGGCATTATTGCTGTCTTTTCACGGATTTTCACAAAAGTCCTTAGACGAACTGATAGCACAATACAACACCCGAAGTGTTCCGTATATTTCGGTAGAAGGATTGCGAGCATTACAGCTAAATTCTGATATTGTGGTGCTAGATACACGAGAACATCTAGAATACAATGTTAGTAAGATTAAAGATGCCAAGTTCGTGGGATTTAACAACTTTTCAATCACTAAAGTTTCCGAAGAAATTAAAGACAAAAACACACCTATTGTAGTGTATTGCTCCCTTGGTATACGAAGTGAAGAAATTGGTGAGAAGCTTGCCAAAGCAGGTTTTACCAACATTAAAAACCTGTACGGAGGTATTTTTGAATGGAAAAATAAAGGATATCCCACATTAAACCCCCAAGAAAAAGAAACAGACAGCATACATACATTCTCAAAAGCATGGAGTAAGTGGCTTAAGAAAGGGATTCCAGTCTATAAGTGGTGA
- a CDS encoding TIGR04282 family arsenosugar biosynthesis glycosyltransferase, translated as MGILGSKHTDNKENGKEVFHFPTSKNALIIFTRNPELGKCKTRLAATVGDEIALEIYTFLLRHTAKISAGVQADKFVYYSEQLHENDVWDTTKFRKKVQHGDDLGARMEQAFNEIFSLGYQRAIIIGSDMYDMNTNDLDNAFETLEKNKFVLGPAEDGGYYLLGMKEVKPEVFKNKTWGTDTVLQATINNLKDESLILLQEKNDVDYYEDIKDVDAFHQFLPVHLTVKTSNKTT; from the coding sequence ATGGGCATTTTAGGTTCAAAACATACAGACAATAAAGAAAACGGAAAAGAAGTTTTTCACTTTCCTACCTCTAAAAACGCGCTTATTATTTTTACTCGTAACCCTGAGCTGGGTAAGTGTAAAACACGATTAGCAGCAACCGTAGGAGATGAAATTGCTTTAGAAATTTACACCTTCTTACTTCGCCATACAGCAAAAATTTCTGCAGGAGTTCAAGCAGATAAGTTTGTATATTATTCTGAACAATTACACGAAAACGATGTATGGGACACCACTAAATTTCGAAAAAAAGTGCAACATGGCGACGATCTAGGCGCGAGAATGGAGCAAGCCTTTAACGAAATATTTTCGCTTGGGTATCAACGTGCTATTATTATTGGCAGCGATATGTACGACATGAACACCAACGATTTAGACAACGCTTTTGAAACGCTAGAAAAAAACAAGTTTGTTCTGGGCCCTGCCGAAGACGGCGGCTACTATTTACTTGGCATGAAAGAAGTAAAGCCAGAAGTTTTTAAAAATAAAACGTGGGGTACAGATACCGTTTTGCAAGCAACCATAAACAATCTTAAAGACGAAAGTCTTATACTTTTACAAGAAAAAAACGACGTAGATTATTATGAAGACATTAAAGATGTAGATGCGTTTCATCAATTTCTACCAGTACATCTAACAGTAAAAACAAGTAACAAAACAACATGA
- a CDS encoding purine-nucleoside phosphorylase gives MKKYIKEAVAFLKQRGFKTPEVGIILGTGLGKIIENVNVEAEMSYNHIPNFPTATVEFHTGKLIYGELGGKKVILMQGRFHVYEGYSLRDVTFPVRVMEALGIKKLLVSNASGAINLNFKKGEIMLIDDHINLQGGSPLAFKGVEKLGERFVDMSAPYDAEMNKKIEAIAKTNNIALHKGVYASVVGPQLETRAEYRYLKIIGADAVGMSTVPEIIVANHLGLPVIALSVLTDECDPDNLKPVDIPDIIAQAGKAEPQMITLFTELIKQI, from the coding sequence ATGAAAAAATACATTAAAGAAGCAGTCGCGTTTTTGAAGCAACGCGGATTTAAAACACCAGAAGTTGGAATTATACTTGGTACCGGTCTCGGAAAAATTATAGAAAATGTAAACGTTGAAGCCGAAATGAGCTACAACCACATTCCTAATTTCCCAACAGCTACCGTAGAGTTTCACACAGGCAAACTTATTTATGGCGAACTTGGCGGTAAAAAAGTAATCTTAATGCAAGGTCGTTTTCATGTGTATGAAGGATATTCACTAAGAGATGTAACATTTCCAGTGCGTGTTATGGAAGCCTTGGGTATTAAAAAACTCTTGGTTAGCAATGCATCTGGCGCAATCAACCTTAACTTTAAGAAGGGAGAAATAATGCTAATAGACGATCACATTAACCTGCAAGGAGGTTCTCCATTAGCCTTTAAAGGTGTAGAAAAATTAGGGGAGCGTTTTGTAGACATGAGTGCTCCATACGATGCTGAAATGAATAAGAAAATTGAAGCAATTGCCAAAACCAATAACATTGCACTTCATAAGGGTGTGTATGCTAGTGTAGTTGGTCCACAATTAGAAACTAGAGCAGAATACCGATACCTGAAAATTATTGGTGCAGACGCTGTAGGGATGAGCACCGTACCAGAAATTATCGTTGCAAATCATTTAGGCCTACCTGTAATCGCGTTGTCGGTTCTAACAGACGAGTGCGACCCAGACAATCTAAAACCAGTAGACATACCAGATATTATCGCCCAAGCTGGAAAGGCAGAACCACAAATGATTACGCTCTTTACCGAGTTGATAAAACAAATATAA
- the arsM gene encoding arsenosugar biosynthesis arsenite methyltransferase ArsM, with amino-acid sequence MSYLDTTHDVYKEAALTPDVGLCCTTNPIWELPGLKIPKIMQEMNYGCGSTVHARDLSNNPKMLYVGVGGGMELLQFAYFNRQKGGVVGVDVVDEMLEASRKNFVEAEAMNPWFKSDFVDLKKGDALNLPVDDNTIDVAAQNCLFNIFKADDLKRAIEEMYRVLKPHGRLVMSDPTCEQPMNETLRNDDRLRALCLSGSLPIAQYVKALTDVGFGTIEIRARKPYRILDPKNYPTEELIYIESIEVAAIKDPMPEDGPCVFTGKAAIYYGDQDYFDDKKGHILLKNQPLAICDKTAAALQSLGRDDIYFSESTYHYDGGGCC; translated from the coding sequence ATGAGTTATTTAGATACTACCCACGACGTTTATAAAGAAGCAGCCCTTACACCAGATGTAGGGCTGTGCTGTACAACCAATCCTATTTGGGAATTACCAGGGTTAAAGATTCCTAAAATTATGCAGGAAATGAATTATGGCTGCGGTAGCACGGTTCATGCCAGAGATCTTTCTAATAATCCTAAAATGCTTTATGTAGGTGTTGGAGGTGGTATGGAATTACTTCAATTTGCCTATTTTAATCGCCAAAAAGGCGGTGTTGTGGGGGTAGATGTCGTAGACGAAATGTTAGAAGCTTCGCGCAAAAACTTTGTAGAAGCAGAAGCCATGAATCCGTGGTTTAAAAGTGATTTTGTAGATCTAAAAAAGGGAGACGCGCTTAACCTTCCTGTAGATGACAACACCATTGACGTGGCTGCACAAAACTGCCTATTCAACATCTTTAAAGCAGACGATTTAAAACGTGCCATCGAAGAAATGTATCGCGTTTTAAAGCCACACGGGCGTTTGGTAATGAGTGACCCTACTTGCGAGCAACCAATGAACGAAACATTACGTAACGATGATCGCCTACGTGCGCTGTGTCTTAGCGGTAGTTTGCCTATTGCTCAATATGTAAAAGCGCTCACCGATGTTGGTTTTGGAACCATTGAAATTAGAGCTAGAAAGCCCTACCGAATCCTAGATCCTAAAAACTACCCTACAGAAGAACTTATCTATATAGAAAGTATTGAAGTAGCTGCCATAAAAGACCCGATGCCCGAAGACGGCCCATGTGTTTTTACAGGAAAAGCAGCTATTTATTACGGAGACCAAGACTATTTTGATGATAAGAAAGGGCACATATTATTAAAAAATCAACCATTGGCAATTTGTGATAAAACAGCAGCTGCCTTACAATCTTTAGGCAGAGACGATATCTATTTTAGTGAATCTACCTACCATTACGACGGTGGCGGATGTTGCTAA